The Haematobia irritans isolate KBUSLIRL chromosome 1, ASM5000362v1, whole genome shotgun sequence DNA segment TATGGCAATATTTAtatctacaatatttttcgtatcttctttCAGGTTTGCCTTATGCTGTAATCGCCAGCAAATGGTTTATTTGCATATTTGCCGAAGTACTTCCAGCAGAGACTGTACTAAGAATTTGGGATTGTGTATTTGCCGAGGGATATAAAGTATGTCATctacaattcaattttttttttgggtaacaaaaatatattgttttatttaatttttacagattGTTTTCCGAGTTGCCCTAACCATGTTCAAAACGCACAAATCAGCAATTCTTGCAACAGATGACATTGGTGCATTGGCAAATTTCTTTCGGGAAATTTTAATTCACGATGACATTGTCACAGACTGCCATACATTTATGCAAAAAGTATTCGAATTACGCTTAAAGCGTAGTGAATTGGAaagtttaaggaaaatttgtgtgGGACGCAATAACACTTAAGCTCACCAAACCCATTAGCCATGACCATCATCTAAATGTATTTCTTATGTTGCTGCGCAATAATCGAAACATTCAGTATGACAGagaaagataaatttaaaacacaaaTAATACGAGCAAACATGAGTATATTTTTAAGCCCAATGCAAAGAAAGATCTACATTACAATTAGGGCTGTTGTTGTACACAATACCAATTAGAAAGCCAAATATAATAGATTATTTCTTTTATTCGCCTCCATGCCAATTGTACACGTTTTTGGTAGTATTCTCGATCGATCATCTTCGATCGTGTAAAGTAGTTAAACTAAATGTAGTCAGTGTGTATTATTGGAgtatatacgtatatatataACATGTATTTATTAATTACTCATATACAtaagataaaatatttattcactcaTCGAACAAGCATTCACAGCAAAACGGGCAATTATAAATGTGGTTTTCAAGGGAAATCCACAACATGAATAGCTCTCAATAAGTGGGACCTAAATTAAAGTTTCCTTTAATTTTAGcgtgaaattaatttcttttgaaaaccaCCGACGAACAATAAATCTATTCCACCATATACGTATATGCTGGGATACCAAAAACCTTGCATCTTGATATTGTTAAAGGACagataataaaatattagttCATTAGAGAATCTGTAGCTTAGATTATTTCCTGTTTCGAacaaaacaaccatgcaaaaatccttATTTTCAAAATAGGCTTCGATACTGTAAAAAACGACTCAAAGTACAATGCTAGTTATATACGTAAGATATATGATTTTAGGTTCATTCATCACTATCACTAATGATTTAAGCTATTTTGTTTTATCGGTGATAAGACTAGAAATATTACTACTATTTATTTGTTAGTACATGAATGcatatgtatttatatttataagcatgttttgttgttgttttatgttttttttattatcaactaatttgttatattttaatgaaGCCTTAACAGAGAAGTTTTACAattagaataaattaaaaaaaaaaaaaaacactgaaaagaaattgtataaattttatgttaaaaattcaaTTCCAAATACTATTCTGCTCCCGAAATTCCTTAAATAGAATTAAAGATTATGAAGATTTTGAAGTTTAAAAacttcttaaattttaagtgcgtaaatgttggcattagaagtgtgcgcgtgacacgcgtgaatcacgtgagtcgagaacaaaatctaaagcaactctcgtgaatgtgggtgagtgggactaaaataaatatgtcgtgcgtgaataaaatttctgcaaaatcacgctcacgaaaataaccaagatttaattcacgctcgtatgttaactgaaattaatttaactcTCGAActgtattctatttttgaattttgttatcttggttgatttccgtttggaaaatatcgtgagtctcgtgaatttgtcgtgaatcacgtgaattgtcgtgaatcgtgcgtgaacgtgagtctttaaaagtagttcatgcgtgagtactggttttcgtttcgtgaatgtgcgtgaaaggGATtagctaccacacgtatcgtgcgtgaataaatattttgcttcgtgaatgtgcgtgagtgtgagataaatttcagtcacgcgcacacctcttgtTGGCATACCAGCTTTCCTTACAGATTATTATGAATTTTTGGCAATTTCTCTAAATGTGGTCTCTTATTAGTGAGTGAAGATTCAAATTTCATAGTTCATATTCGAAGTATTGCAGATTGGGAAATTGTTTAAACATTAAATATGTCTCGCGATGCTCTGGTCTAAATACTCAATAAGGGTTTGCTTATTTAGACCTTTATCTTTTTTTTGGGTCTTGTTTTCTTTCGGGCTAACTAAGACaattcagtccactgtgataccatATTAACTGCAAGTACATTTTACCATTTTGACCGTTGATCCAACCCAATCACAAAATTCCTATTTGAGTTTTTACGATTTGCAAAATGTTTGATATCCATGTTTGACAAATGTAGACGTTACGTTAATCGCATAgtgattttttggaaatttttgaaaaaagtcatatCCAAAAGTATGCAGATCATCATATCCGAGAATATTAGAATTGTAACTACATTAGAAGGGATGCTCTCCTCAAGGTTTGGAGTCTGCTACGAGGAGAAGAATGCATATTATGAGATGAAAATATAATAGAGATGCTCTCATTAATTTGTTAGTAGGTGACGCAACCACTAAGAGAATCTTTCAAACACTCGAAATTATTGAGATGTCATCGATGATCGGTGAAAAGCATTTTGGTGTTTCGTCCAGACTGGAGCAGAACCCATGATTTTCTACATATAGATTAATACTATGTTTTCGAGCCTAAAAGCTGCTTTTTCCACAAttacttttttgaatcaattaaaagatGAAATTGTACACAAACAatccttcaaaaaaatttcatattttcatcCAATGACAATTTTGCATGATCGCTTTGCATACATTTTCGATTGaacgcaaaaaagtttttcggcttAATATTGctggtggtttcaccgcaatgtgaaacgccgttcggactcggttatagaaaggaggtcccttgtcattgagctaaacataataTCGGGCTGCACTTGTTGATAGGAAACAAGTTCACTACCTTTTGTAACTGTAACTTtgtattgggagccaccgtggtgcaatggttagcatacccgccttgcatacacaaggtcgtgggttcgattcctgcttcgaccgaacaccaaaaagtttttcagcggtggattagcccacctcagtaatgctggtgacatttttgaggttttcaaaacttctctaagtggtttcactgcaatgtggaacgccgttcggactcggctataataaggaggtcccttgtcattgagcttaacatggaatcgggcaacactcagtgataagagagaagttcaccaatgtggtatcacaatggactgaatagtctaagtgagcctgatacattgggttgccacctaacctaacctaacctaccttttgtaacacaatgggctgaatactctaagtgattccaaataacgggctgccattatacctaacctaggGCATCACTTTTTcggaattttattcaaattcgaatttggataACAACATAAAGTTGGTTTTGATCACagtgatttttatttatgtttattcttTATATattctcataaaatttttaataattcttttgTATTACTTTTGTTGCATCATAAAAAGAAAAAGCCTAATAATCtatgataaatttattttgtattgcTTTATTGTAATGGCCGTAATGCGTAacaatgataataataataataattctaaagctaataaaaaaaaacaaaagtgaacAAAACTATGTGTTTTACTACAATACAAACTGACTAAATAATGAGGGAATGATCAAGAATTCTTTGATGACTTTTGTCAATTTATATGGAAGACTAACAGAAACTTAAAATTGCACAGTAATGGATTTATGGCGGTCCACAATGTACACCACACATGGGTTCGGACGACAAGGCCAATGAAGTTAATAAAGTTCTTCGTCCTGGATGTACTCCCAAGTTTTCCCAATTGATCCATGAAAGCCGAGCAGTCAAATCTGAAATTTAAGACAGTATTCGATTAGactaaattttatgtatttgaaATATCCGTACCACTGGTATTCCAATTGGCTTTATCTGCTTTAATTTCCCCTCTCAAACATTTCTCCACATATGTTAGGGGATCATAATCCGATTGAAGAACTTCGCGCAACAAGGAAATATAGGCTATCGCCAGACGCAAAGTGTCGATTTTGCTTAAACGCTTTTCATATGGGAAAGTGGGTACATGGACCCTTAACTCATCAAAGGCTGAATTGATACTACTACAAATGTGAATACGTGGAAATAGAATAGGAAAATGATACAAACAGTTAGAATCATGCTATTGTAGAGATATGCATTGTtccaaataatcaaattttatggTATACCAGGctaatacttttgtttttatatgtgggaaaataacttataatgtgttacaatgttaattcggGTTTCggttaaatattttccatacaatgttccataaaatctttgaagatcattatgatttttttctgaACATGATCATTATCGTAACTTGGCATACCATAATATGTTAATGTGTTATGAATATACAAATAGCTAAGTccaacaaaaatgtaaaatatataAAGACCATATATTGTTGTACCCAGTTGGTGCCGACCTCTGGATTCGCTTCCTTTCCCGTACATTCGCCTGTTGTCGCTGAATTTTGTATGAAGCGGTATTGTATGAACTGCTATTATTTGGATTCGGACTACTACCGCACATTAATCCTtgggcattgttgttgttgccggtATTCAAGCCGATGTTTGTTGAAGaatccaaaatattttctataagacaaaagaaaacacaaggaattattttaaaatgtacttccttttttgaatttgtaaatgtGTTACTTACCATTACTTTGTTGTTGCTGCATATATTGTTGTTGCATTTGACGATAATTGTTTGAATTCATTCGCAAAGATGCATTACTACTGCCGCCGACGGCATTTGAACCTCCTGCATAGACGCAAGAGGGCAAATCATTTATCATGTCATCATCAAAATTATGAAAGGATATATGGCTGAAATCggggaaaaaaatattatcgtagAGTAAAAAATCACTTTCAAACTGTTTTCGATGTTCTGTGATTGAGTGAATATTTGGTTATTTAAATATGTACTGTCAAAAATTAAACCATGACTAATGGCTTGAAAAATTATTCTTTTGGGCACTAGAGATTAATAAACAACACTATACAAAGGACATATTAGCATATTTAAGGGCTAAATATGCGAAACAATAGTTTTTACACTCAGCACCCCCAGGAAAAAGTCTGCCAAAACCAAAAGTCGgtttctgctgttatatttttgtaattattgTTCTAGTCCtctaatatttctaaattttttcaaattcgtGAGCAAGACATATTCGTAATGTATCGTCTTAAATGTGTTATGATGACCTCTATATCacctttttctatttttataccattcAATCtattgtggtgaacttctcgatctctttttctctctcttatcaatgtgcCAAATTCACTGTCAAGGGATCTCCTTCTTATGGCCAAGTCCGAAAGGATCACGGTGAAATAATTTTAGaggcactcagaaatgtcactagtaTTACTGAGAGGGCATAAATTACCgaagaaactttttggtgttcggtcgaaactaggATTGAAGCCACGGGCCCTTGTCTGCAAGGCGAGAATGCTAACAATTACATCAGGGTGACTCCCTGCACATAACAAAAGTCTGTAGTTCAACTAACGatcaatttaatttacttttattgcaaaaaatgtatttgcttgtagtttaaAAAGACGATCAATCAGAATTTTAACACAGATTCCtggtttgtttatagaaatgcaaCATTTGAAAACTGTATTTTTTGAAATCTATCTCGATTTTGCCATtctgtacattgaaaaaaatattgtcgtgaggtcaaagatttcgtgtctttaaaatacgaatgcaaattttgcttagcatagaagacgcatttcccttttccttgtccaaaagtcaataaacttttcaatgaagtcgtattgtccttataattaagtgacttgatttaaaaatgggtatcataacatggaagaaaaaaattatgggctaaggtcaacttgtctttaataattcagaaaaattctttaaaattaatgaagttgtctttaaacttgttgtctttttgcatcttggctacaaagcaacaaatcgttcaaatataagacatgtttttcaacacattattttaaagacgttttttacttgaaacatagcataatttctactggaagtagagtctgaatttggataataaagttgtcgtcaactcatttttaaaggactttgatagaatatgaagaaaaaaagctgcaaaaaacgaaaaatcaaaatgtgcttcctagaagcaagtacacataacccaaatttaaaagagaattttgtcttaaaatgatccttacttgtattctccgcttctttggctcggaatcaataccaaattttttaaagtaaagacaaaatctttggaatctgtttttcagtgtatactttcaattaaattcatttatgaactatataacgaaaaattacagtttaatgaactaaaaagaagcaagtataaaaaatactttttggcCCCAGACAATggccatttaaaaaaatcttactttcctataaatttcaactaaatggtacgtgcattttttgttataattattaGTAAAGATTTGTTCGGTTGAATGGAAAATAACTCAAACCTCTATAATTTTTAACGATTGTAGACTAcgattttcagaaatatttttaactAATTTAAAACAGTATCATAAGAATACTTAATTATTGGTATTTTTCTATGCATAAAGGGATATGCGGAATAGGATTTGTATTTAGGCTCCATATAGATGGATCTggtgtaattttttatataggttTGAAAGTGATCTATTACactcgaaaaaaagtgaactctctatttcactaaagccaatttaactttattttagttcatggaattattatgtttggagaaagtttcctttaccctaataattttttgtttacgttagttaaattaactaaaaccgaggaaaaaactaaactcaaatgaagtataatgattaactaaattcgtaccttctacaaaatagttcagaatttctttaaatttgtaaattttaccaaaaatgcgtccatcatgaacttcgtatatcactaaagacattcttgcaattttgaactccaagtttttccttcaaactacaaaattttctttaacaagtgaaaaaacttagttatgtctaataaattttcttgaatttgtcgaaaaatatttacttattttgatgacatcggcatgatgccaacgtttgtaatactgtttagttaaaattttctacaaatattcaaaattttctaaaattaaccgaaacatttcttcctggtgggttcactgttttttcagtttatatatcccttcattgtttattttattagaaCGGCAAGGAGACAcggtggaaaaattgaaatataaaaaatctaacTTTAACTACGCTCATAGAAAAAACTCTTTTAGAAACAGCAgcagttatatttttgtacttaagGGTCTAACGCACTCACTCAGggtcactaaagccgatttaattgtattttagttcatggaattattacgttttacgaAAATAACTagaaaagattaactaaattcgtgtctcacaACAGtgtgcccatcttgaacttcgtatgacactaaagacatttttgcaattttgaactacagtttttttttccttcaaaccacgaaattttctttaataaacgaaaaataataatttagtctaataaattttcttgaacttgtcgaaaattatttacttatttttgtgaaatcggcgtgaaatctgagtttctaatacagtttagttaaaattttctaaaattaatctattttttctaaaatgaattaaaattttctttcctaatgggtttattattttttcagtgcgaacaatgaattataaaatttttaggttatacatttttcccaaggcatatttaagaaccaaaagtagtttttggtatatttttgcaatatACTTTCAAGCTCCTAAATGCgaacagcaaacattttgtttgctattatgcctcaatttgataaatattccgatttttgggcaaatactataaatattcataaaatattgttttaattgtgttATCATAGTCCCTAAGTtggtatttttatttgtttcagccaaagtaaaacatgttttagtgtaatcgagcttaaataTCAAAATATCAAACATTGTTTGCTCTTTCAGCAAACATTGACTGTTACCGCTTTTTTTTAGCAGATTGTTTGCTgtttctactaacaaatttcttttcggTGTACTATTCCTTccataaaaatacgaaaaataatGGTAAATAGAAACTTTGTTGCAGTAAACTTTTTATGATGTTTTTTTCAGTTCACTTTATtggaattgttttattttttcatcaaaatcattTTTCTGTTGAGATATGGCAAACGTTCTTTTGGTGGGAAAAAGTGTAAAGAACTAAAGTAGAATGTAGGTTGTTATAAAACGGATATTAGAGTAgcaggaaaattaaaaaaaaaaaactacaaatttgatttatatatatttgataatttttctaaaaaaaaacgaatttttggcTAGATTAATGTTTGTGTAGCtatgtcaaatatttttgcaacatCACAATCTTGAACGATCTGTAATCAAAAATCATTTCAATCACTAATATCAATATTTCACATATTAATCACTAATCAAATTTTCTGCTTTTATATATTCTGCCATATTCATTTTACCAACCTAATGGGTGGGGAAGATGATGAATCCGGTAATTGATTGCGCGACATAATTGACTCCGAgaatcaaatttgattttttttttaatgtttcactattttcacaaaatattccaaTTGAAATATCAACCGCACTCTAATAGGATTTGTAATGAAATAAGAACATCTCCAGGGAATACCAGCCTTTTTATATGATTATCCTTCCAACCAGAATAACTTAACATCCTGTCAACACCAGTCTATTGTGAGGATTTGCAACCCCCAAAAAGGATGCTGCAGTGATTTCTGTTTTCAATTactttggcatggttggtaTTCGTCGATGGCGACCAAGTGGGCGGAGCCTGTGAAGTACCAACTCATCATATACACGGTAATTAATAGACTAGGTTGCAGTCCTTGTAACCGTGTGAAAACTAGAAATTGAGTCAATTGAAagttatagaaattaattacatgaattagaaataatttgaaataattgaTTACATATTAGGACTATATGAGACGATGTATGTTGTAACCTGCATATTAAAAGTCATAACATACTTAGTAATTTAAAGGGTAGCTGATATAACATGTTAAGTTCTACGAACGtaatctacacgcagagaagaactctgattgccacaatcatattcgaatagcaaaataatatgataggagctatttttgcggcgaccatgtaacattttcacctgcaaccatgttggctcagtgaatattgttttaataaaaataaaattttcctcatctaaaatgttattatattgataaaaagaattttgtttgaatcaaaagacaatggtcacggcctaaaatgttatggtattcgccaaaaatgggtttctttcagttaaaagaacatggtcacaacctaaaaaacttttttcgtcgtcgaaaaaagacgccacttgagaaaagaaatcgcaaaattaactttatttattggtttttatttatttataaactaattcattgtttatttgtatttataatgtcgtgcaagcaaacatcacatatttttacacactctattttggtttaatttcaacaataagtaatcatttcacggacagaaaaaacatgtttggacgtgGTTGGCGCatacatttaatgcttatctagagtatgtaattgtcgcgaaaaccgtgtattttgtatttataaaaataattttcgagcggagaaaaatatatgttggcaataagcatttaaatggttctcaaatgccgcaaacatgttctattatttgaatgatagaatttgagaccattacatggtcgggaaaatcatgtgcctgaccattcaatttttttacttttttgcagagaaaaaattatttttataggttaggtatagatatgtctagaaccattacatggccataaagaccatgtatatttttttcgtgaccatttaatttttgcagagaaaagaattttataaaaacattgagtaggtacacacgattttcattttgtgcgTCAGTCAcgtgttgattgttgcttggaatggacggagaatatggAATtaatgtgttttgtgttaatttatttattcagaagaggcacgtggttttatgtgaacacaaaaaaggaaagtgtaattgaaaaaaaaacctggtttttgttctgcattttgcttatggtataatttttatttggcagttacatgatgcctgcatttttaaatttgataggcacgaagtaaatatggaatgattacttattgttgaaattgaaccaaaatagagtgtgtaaaaatatgtgatgtttacttgcacgacattataaatacaaataaacaatgaattagtttataaacaaataaaaacaaataaataaagttaattttgtgttttcttttctcaactggcgtccttttttcgacgacgaaaaaagttttttcataaagatcaaaacattttaggttgtgaccatgttcttttaactggaagaaaaacattttttacgaataccataatattttagatagagaccattgtattttgattcaaacaaaattatttttatcaatataataacattttacatgaggacaattttatttttcttagaaccatgttcactgagccaacatggttgcaggtgaaaatgttacatggccgccgcaaaaatagctcctatcatattattttgctcttcgaatatgattgtgacaatcatgtttcttctctgcgtgaattcatatttacttcgtgctcaTCAaacgtacaaacgcagacatcatgtaactgcaaataaaaataaatgataccatataacaaaacgcagaacaaacaagtaaggaaagtctaaagtcgggcggggccgactatattgtatcctgcaccactttgaagatctaaattttcgataccatatcacatccgtcaaatgtgttggaggctatatataaaggtttgtcccaaatacatacatttaaatatcactcgatctggacagaatttgatagacttctacagaatctacagactcaaaatttaagtcggctaatgcactagggtggaacacaattttagtaaaaaaatatgggaaacatttaaatctgaagcaattttaaggaaacttcgcaaaagtttttttatgattatcgctcgatatatatgtatttgatgaTAGGGAAAATTACAGgcctttttacaagttttcgactaagcagaggcgattttaaaagggaaaatgttggtattttgaccatttttgtcgaaatcagaaaaacatatatatgggagctatatctaaaccgatttcaaccaaatttggcacacatagctacaatgctaattctactccctgtgcacaatttcaactaaatcggagttaaaaattggcctatgtggccatatgagtgtaaatcgggcgaaagctatatatgggagatatatctaaatctgaaccgatttcaactaaatttggcacgcatagctataatgctaattctactccctgtgcaaaatttcaattaaatcgaagcaaaaaattggcctctgtggtcatatgagtgtaaatcgggcgaaagctatatatgggagctatatctaaatctgaaccgatttcatccaaatttggcacgcatagctacaatgctaattctactccctgtgcaaaatttcaattaaatcggagcaaaaaattggcctctgtgggcaaatgagtgtaaatcgggcgaaagctatatatgggagctatatctaaatctggaccgatttggctgatattttgcaactttttcgagactcataaaatattcggatgtacggaatttgaggaagatatgttgatatacacgccaattatgaccagatcggtgaaaaatatatgtggcagctatatctaaatctgaaccgatttcttccaaaatcaatagggatcgtctttgagccgaaacaggaccctataccaaattttaggacaatcggactaaaactgcgagttgtactttgcacataaaaatacaccaacagacagacggacagacagacagacaggcagacagacagacggacggacatcgctaaatcgactcagaatttaattctaagccgatccgtatactaaaaggttggtctatccttcttggcgttacatacaaatgctcaaactttttataccctgtaccacagtagtggtgaagggtataaaaacaggtacatttttatttcaattacacttccctttttggcacttctgaataaataaactaacacaaaacacagtaattccgtattttccgtccattccaagaaacaatcaacacacgactgacgcgcaaaatgaaaatcgtgtgtacttggtcaatgttttttcttttcgctgcaaaaaatattaaaaaattaaatggtcacgaaaacaatgtacatggcctTTTTGGTCATTTAATGATTCTaggcatgtctatacgtaacctataaaaatactttttttccctacaagaaagtaaaaaattgaatggtcatgtACATGATTTTCGCGACCATGtattggtctcaaattctagcatttaaataatagaacatgtttgcggtatttgagaaccatttaaatgcttattgccaacatatatttttcttcgctcgaaaattatttttacaaagacaaaatacatgggtttcgcgacaattacatactctagataagcattaaatggatgcggcaaccatgtccaaacatgttttttctgtgcgtgtatgtcataatattttctttaaaatttatgaattaaaattaggataaaaacGAAAATCAATTTTGCCGAATTTCTTCTTCTTGTCGGGCCCGTATTTCGAAGCTGTTTTTAATATGATTTTAAAGGATTCTAAtatcacatgaagaaaaaagctgaaaaaacgactaaattaaactttgtttcctagaatcaagtacgcaaaacttaaatttgaaagagaattgtgtcttaaatttgtacTTTCTTCACttactttggctcggaataattcgtgtaaagacaaaatctttcgaaccgggcatgtttttttttttcagtgtagttatatgt contains these protein-coding regions:
- the Fer2 gene encoding basic helix-loop-helix domain-containing Fer2 isoform X2 codes for the protein MSRNQLPDSSSSPPISHISFHNFDDDMINDLPSCVYAGGSNAVGGSSNASLRMNSNNYRQMQQQYMQQQQSNENILDSSTNIGLNTGNNNNAQGLMCGSSPNPNNSSSYNTASYKIQRQQANVRERKRIQRSAPTGYNNICSINSAFDELRVHVPTFPYEKRLSKIDTLRLAIAYISLLREVLQSDYDPLTYVEKCLRGEIKADKANWNTNLTARLSWINWENLGVHPGRRTLLTSLALSSEPMCGVHCGPP
- the Fer2 gene encoding basic helix-loop-helix domain-containing Fer2 isoform X1 — its product is MSRNQLPDSSSSPPISHISFHNFDDDMINDLPSCVYAGGSNAVGGSSNASLRMNSNNYRQMQQQYMQQQQSNENILDSSTNIGLNTGNNNNAQGLMCGSSPNPNNSSSYNTASYKIQRQQANVRERKRIQRSAPTGYNNICSINSAFDELRVHVPTFPYEKRLSKIDTLRLAIAYISLLREVLQSDYDPLTYVEKCLRGEIKADKANWNTSDLTARLSWINWENLGVHPGRRTLLTSLALSSEPMCGVHCGPP
- the Fer2 gene encoding basic helix-loop-helix domain-containing Fer2 isoform X3: MSRNQLPDSSSSPPISHISFHNFDDDMINDLPSCVYAGGSNAVGGSSNASLRMNSNNYRQMQQQYMQQQQSNENILDSSTNIGLNTGNNNNAQGLMCGSSPNPNNSSSYNTASYKIQRQQANVRERKRIQRSAPTGSINSAFDELRVHVPTFPYEKRLSKIDTLRLAIAYISLLREVLQSDYDPLTYVEKCLRGEIKADKANWNTSDLTARLSWINWENLGVHPGRRTLLTSLALSSEPMCGVHCGPP
- the Fer2 gene encoding basic helix-loop-helix domain-containing Fer2 isoform X6, translated to MINDLPSCVYAGGSNAVGGSSNASLRMNSNNYRQMQQQYMQQQQSNENILDSSTNIGLNTGNNNNAQGLMCGSSPNPNNSSSYNTASYKIQRQQANVRERKRIQRSAPTGYNNICSINSAFDELRVHVPTFPYEKRLSKIDTLRLAIAYISLLREVLQSDYDPLTYVEKCLRGEIKADKANWNTSDLTARLSWINWENLGVHPGRRTLLTSLALSSEPMCGVHCGPP
- the Fer2 gene encoding basic helix-loop-helix domain-containing Fer2 isoform X5; translation: MSRNQLPDSSSSPPISHISFHNFDDDMINDLPSCVYAGGSNAVGGSSNASLRMNSNNYRQMQQQYMQQQQSNENILDSSTNIGLNTGNNNNAQGLMCGSSPNPNNSSSYNTASYKIQRQQANVRERKRIQSSINSAFDELRVHVPTFPYEKRLSKIDTLRLAIAYISLLREVLQSDYDPLTYVEKCLRGEIKADKANWNTNLTARLSWINWENLGVHPGRRTLLTSLALSSEPMCGVHCGPP
- the Fer2 gene encoding basic helix-loop-helix domain-containing Fer2 isoform X4; translation: MSRNQLPDSSSSPPISHISFHNFDDDMINDLPSCVYAGGSNAVGGSSNASLRMNSNNYRQMQQQYMQQQQSNENILDSSTNIGLNTGNNNNAQGLMCGSSPNPNNSSSYNTASYKIQRQQANVRERKRIQSSINSAFDELRVHVPTFPYEKRLSKIDTLRLAIAYISLLREVLQSDYDPLTYVEKCLRGEIKADKANWNTSDLTARLSWINWENLGVHPGRRTLLTSLALSSEPMCGVHCGPP